GTCCTGAAAGCTTTCTGTTGTAACGGGCTATCGCCGACGGCGTGCAGGTGCAGTGCTCCACAGGGTCTCCAGCGTAACCGCACGGACACGGGTTGCAGGCGGCAACCATCAGCACTTTTGCAGGATAAACAACGCTTCCGGCGGCGCGGCTTACTGTCATATAACCGTCTTCAAGCGGCTGACGCAAGGCTTCAAGCACATCGCGCGAAAATTCGGGGAATTCGTCAAAGAAAAGTACGCCTCTTGACGCAAGGCTGATTTCGCCGGGGCGCATATTTGCCCCGCCTCCGCAAATGGCAACGGCGCTCGCCGTGTGGTGGACGGAACGGAACGGTCTCTGCCTCAGATTCTGCATTTGTATTCCGGCGGTGCTGGTCAGCTGCAGAACTTCCATCATTTCGGTGTTGGAAAGCGGCGGAAGAATGCCCTGCAGCGCCTTGGCAAGCATTGTTTTGCCGGAGCCCGGAGCCCCTACAAAAAGTATGTTGTGGTGACCGGCTGCGGCAATTTCAAGCGCGCGTTTTGCAACCGTCTGTCCTTTTATGTCGGAAAGATCTGGATCCGCCGGAGGCACGCTGTCAGCAGGCATTGTGCGTCCTATTCTGCCAAGCTCAGATTCCCCGCGCAGATGTCCGAGAAGCGATTTCAAATCGGGTACGGCATAGGCTGTAACCCCTTCAACGAGCCCGACTTCTTCCGCGTTGTCTGCCGGAACGTAAAGCACAAGATTTTTTTCTTTCGCAAGAAACGCGGCGGGGACAGCTCCCCTTACGGCGCGGAGACGCCCGTCAAGGGCAAGCTCACCGAGGAAAAGCGACGGCTGTTTTACCTTTAGCCCCGCCTGAGAGCAGGCTATTCCGACAGCCATCGGAAGGTCGAGCAGAGCGCCTTCCTTGGGAATGTCCGCAGGCGCAAGATTAACCGCCACGCGCCCCTTGACCTTGATTCCCACGGAGCGAAGGGCTGCACGCACTCTTTCGCGGGCTTCCCTAACGGCAGTATCCGGAAGTCCCACAACGGAAATCATGAAAAGGCCTCCGGTGGTCTCAACTTCAATTTCTACGGGAAACGCCTTTATACCCTGAAGTGTAACGCCTGCCACGGAATTCATTGTATCCCCTCCGTAATATCTTTTATATGCTCAAT
This Candidatus Equadaptatus faecalis DNA region includes the following protein-coding sequences:
- a CDS encoding YifB family Mg chelatase-like AAA ATPase, which gives rise to MNSVAGVTLQGIKAFPVEIEVETTGGLFMISVVGLPDTAVREARERVRAALRSVGIKVKGRVAVNLAPADIPKEGALLDLPMAVGIACSQAGLKVKQPSLFLGELALDGRLRAVRGAVPAAFLAKEKNLVLYVPADNAEEVGLVEGVTAYAVPDLKSLLGHLRGESELGRIGRTMPADSVPPADPDLSDIKGQTVAKRALEIAAAGHHNILFVGAPGSGKTMLAKALQGILPPLSNTEMMEVLQLTSTAGIQMQNLRQRPFRSVHHTASAVAICGGGANMRPGEISLASRGVLFFDEFPEFSRDVLEALRQPLEDGYMTVSRAAGSVVYPAKVLMVAACNPCPCGYAGDPVEHCTCTPSAIARYNRKLSGPILDRIDLHVSVPRLTPEELVAIEGKCGETSAEVRKRVTAARKIQAERWEQFGFQCNSEIPERLLRRSANIKPEVKDFLLAAVNRVRLSGRGISRVLRVARTIADIEASPRIEIQHVSEALSYREGEVLSWMKN